taattatggcatttcaaatttcaaaatatcatttaaattaaaaatatttcaaatatacatatttttagaaaattataaaaattaaatcataaaatcaaattaaatcgtaaaatcattagtttcttatatttgtttttacaactattagtttcttatatatatctacagattttataaatattgtttaattttaatttttgacaattatgcaattttacatatttatttaatatatttaattaaaataaatagatagaaaatctacctaagattataattttaaatatatacatacacattcttaaatataattcaaaataaacaaaattgttattatcttaattttaatgttcagttaaatcaaatttatattaaaatattgataagaaaaaggaaaatttataatattaataaaaaattaaatataattcatatttatctattaaaaatattttaaaattcttttactgcacatggtgcaggaaaacacctagtaccCTATAAAATCTATACACTGCTTGCGGGTTTTGTACAGAATATCCTTGTGCTCTCACAAATTCcgtatatttcttttttttcttgcttaacGTATATTTCTTCTTCGTTAGGTCAGTGCAGaagattaatattatattctttcAACAGTTTCATGTAATTAATCAGCACATGAACAAGATACTACGTCGTATTCTGTTTTGTATTGAaggtttttttaaaacatataaaatcgCGCAGGTTTATGTGTGTTATGTATTGCGTTGGCACAATTTTATGAAGCATAGAGCAAATTTCAGTTTAACAAAATTACATTTGATCGAGTCCCACTTGAGTCGAATTGAAATGGGCTTTTCCAATTAGGCGATGGTCGTCAATGGGCTGTTCAAATTCGGCGATGGTAATTAATGGTCCAAAGGCCCATAGGTAATCTATCTGCCCTCGGCATCGCCAAATAAGCAATCAAAACAACCAAATAATATCATATCCAATGGGAATGACCTAGTAGCTTTGAACCCAATCAGACTTTTATCTTACTGGATTTTTAATCCAGATATAATCGTATCTCTATTATTTGAATCCATCTCTCTAGTTAATGGTGGCGGAGAATGTTTTCCGAAGTAGTTTTCATtcattcagtttttttttttttttttgaacttcagttttttctttctaaCGAAGATATCTTACCAGATGCTACTGCTGCATTGTTTTCAACACTTTGTAGCTTTGCCTTCTTCACAAGCATTCTGTTAATAGATACCACTCTATTTTCCATCTCCCCATAATAATCAAAGataatagagttttttttttttttgtaacaagatAATAGAGTTTTCAATAGTATAGTTTGTAATGTAACCAATATTATTATAGCTTGAAGAGGATATATATGAAAggtatttttgtctttttgtttcaCACGAAATGTGTATACACTTGTTTGGTTGGTCCGTAGATGGTGTTTCGTATCAAATGAAAATTGAATATTTAAAGAACTCtgatatttgaacaaaaaaaaaactctgatATAGATGGATGAAAATATTATGGAAATAAAATTAtcttatattatcttttttttctctcgtAGGTCCACTGACAGATGAACAATCTCTACATAAATTTATgtagaagaaacaaaaacaaatgacATTTTCATTCCTTATCCCTCCTTTAATCAATGATGCAAGTGTAATATGGATAAGAATAAGAATGCCCATTACGTGCCatcttttcttttgctttttagtttgatctttaacaaaaaaaacgaaacaTTGTTTTTTCTGGATTGTTGAGTTTGTGGAATTCCTATCAGAATGGCCCTATAATAATAACAGTACTTTTCGTTTTATTTCCCAATAAAAAGTATGTTCGGTTTTCTTTTCACtaactttgatttgattttatataCAATGCATTTGTTGAGTTTTTTCTCGGTTGAAATAATTCAAGTACTTTTCTGTTAAAAAAGAATGATGGGAGTTAAAATTTAATCAGCAATCACACGAAAATTTATAGtaactagggtcggcccgccctacgggcggaatgataatttaaaactaattaaaaaaatagaaaaatatttattattttttgtttaatattatttttattttaaaatattttattcaatattagtatgaatcattattttattgattattatttttttattcagttTCATTCTCAttacaattaattaattttttcttataattaataagattatttatttgaagtttcattGCTTACAATTAACTAAACTTATGTGTTTAATTTGAAGTTATCTAATTTTATTCATTctcttacattattttatattgtgtgTTTCTAATTTGactataaaactatatattttatttttgtggatCTATGTTTACACATGTGTATCcaataatatatatctaataattaataaatgtataattttaaaaagaaccTGTTAGCTTTGTGGGAAATTGACAGTCCAAACATCAGCCACCTAGTTGGGAATGGTGTTTTTGGTATTCACCGGTAATTTTTGGCAGAGAAAGTTCTATTGTTTGTGGACATACGTCCGACTAACTGCAGTTATTTCAATTGGGGCTCCTTCTCATTGTCCTTAGCGCCGCCGAAAGATAATTTCTAAGAAGAGAACTCATCCCTTGGATATCATCTCCATGGCCACCATTGCCTCCCTGTTATGGCAAACAAACGAATGGTTATCTCCATGGTTGACCTATAATGTTAAATTATAGGTTCTTTCAAGCTTACACCAGACACAAAATATGGGATCCATAGACGCCTAAGCTTTTTAAAATTACTGGAAATTGTCAATGTATGATGTTTGATACTAAATTAAAATGGTTCAATCTCAGTTGGAAGGAGTACGTTTTGCCCACAAGATCGGCAAAGAAAGGGAGAGATGATTAAATCAGTGAGTATATTTGATGTAGCGTAGCTGTTGTTTAAGTTGATAGCCTATATAATCAGACAATCAGATTATTTACTTATTCCTCACAAATCTGACGGCAATCTAAGGAGGATTTTATGTTAAAAGGTATAGACATACATGAAACCTATCTGGCTatgcagcttcttcttcttgtttctacCAAAAACAAAGATTCTTTGCACAGCTGAGactcaaataaaacaaaactacaaaAGTTCATATCAGGTTCTTATTTCTTATCCACCTCTTCCTCTCTTCATCTACCGCTTCTGCATTTTTATGACTCTCCAGCATCTCAGCAGCTTCTCCTGTGGTTTCCCCTCTCTTCTCATCCATCTCATTCCCTCTCCACTCTTCCTCAATTGTGCCTACCGTGGAAGGTTTAGTCACCACCAGGTTACAATTTTGTAATTGTGGTTGCTGTTTCCTACATTCCCTTAGATCATAACTGCCTCTGTTAGTTTCTTGACCACCTGAAACCATTTGATACATTTCAGTTACCACCATTGACAATGACTCGTGTCATAGAGAACATGACTCGTGTCATAGAGAACAACTTACACCATCAGCCCagaaaagttattaattaagaaaaaaaaagcaagaagGTTGTATCTTGATCAACACTTACAGATGAAGTAAAACTCAAAGAGCCAAgcacataattttttaaaattatgttgtCGCAACATCAGTTGTGATGGGAAGATGAGTCCAGTAAGTACTCACCAACAGCTATGTCAGCAGAAGATAAGACCAGCGCATGTCCCCCAAACAGATTTCCCCGTCTTAACAAACTCACGTAGAgccggaaacttcaaagaatCAAAATGGAAGTAAAATTAGAACACATAAGAGTCTTGCATAACTATTTGTCCTCAGTACTAACTCCTTCAGATTAGTTTCATCGACTAAGCCATTAAGTGTCACAGAGACAAACACTGGAACATAAAACAGAGAAACCAAAAATTGACAGATCACCTTATGTACTTGTATATTAAAAGTCTTCTCCTTTTTCAATCTCAAAGCCAATGTTTTTGGACAGAGATACTCTCTAGCAGTTAGAGACAATCATCAAACCACAAAGTTTCCTAACTAATACAGAAATCATTTCTCCAAAAAGATCAGAACTTTGGAACAAACGAACTTTCCTTAAGACAAAACCTCaaactataaatttgataaaCATTCGTTCCAACAGACACATAAAAGAGAAATCTTTCCTAGTTTCACCAAATTGGCTCCTcgtaaaaacaataaatttcatTCCCAAACAA
The Raphanus sativus cultivar WK10039 chromosome 1, ASM80110v3, whole genome shotgun sequence DNA segment above includes these coding regions:
- the LOC130500487 gene encoding uncharacterized protein LOC130500487, translating into MRWIAPPWPNSQSTRTCFRLYVSLLRRGNLFGGHALVLSSADIAVGGQETNRGSYDLRECRKQQPQLQNCNLVVTKPSTVGTIEEEWRGNEMDEKRGETTGEAAEMLESHKNAEAVDEERKRWIRNKNLI